The Paralichthys olivaceus isolate ysfri-2021 chromosome 9, ASM2471397v2, whole genome shotgun sequence genome contains a region encoding:
- the LOC109636819 gene encoding sodium/potassium/calcium exchanger 3-like isoform X4, with protein MKTPRQTRLLPRFCVCGVGLITAAWIFHLNDVTGLHGPTGDPDILFKRELTQQTEANNQNDSISRSAISEFPEDIFTLEQRRQGAVLLHVLCAIYMFHALAIVCDVYFVPSLEKVSENLQLSQDVAGATFMAAGSSAPELFTSLIGVFITKGDVGVGTIVGSAVFNILVIIGICGIFSKQPISLSWWPLFRDAVFYILSILVLILVIYDEKVVWWETIILISMYGLYIIIMKFNRSLCSLVETHCSREGQPCLSFLRRTTAVGNAGDCDNDMVPLKPDSCVVAGQDTGVAMADEQMNPHPHQLSFSERQRLIRSRVGLEEGAASGEEGSGASGLRGRENGSVAEGDRQTLEGEREMGKEVAVGTSGGAPSKEEEEEEEEQEEREDEDSPFKPFNVPDGWCMRVKWLLSWPLSVLLYFTIPDCSLPQWERWYLLTFLSSTLWIALFSYLMVWMVTIISHTFGIPEVIMGITFLAAGTSVPDCMASLIVARQGMGDMAVSNSIGSNIFDVLLGLGFPWALRTIIVSYGSVVTINSKGLVYSVILLLASVTLTVLCVHLNHWRLDRRLGFSLLLLYAIFLLCAVGFERL; from the exons ATGAAGACGCCGAGGCAGACGCGCCTCCTCCCGCGGTTCTGTGTCTGTGGAGTCGGTCTGATCACAGCCGCTTGGATCTTTCACCTGAATGATGTGACAG GTTTACATGGACCTACAGGGGATCCTGACATCTTGTTCAAGAGAGAGCTCACCCAGCAAACAGAAGCCAACAACCAAAATGACAGCATTTCTAGATCCG CTATCAGTGAGTTCCCTGAAGACATCTTCACTctggagcagaggagacaaggagcagtcctcctccatgttctctGT GCTATCTATATGTTTCATGCACTGGCCATCGTGTGTGATGTTTACTTTGTACCATCACTGGAGAAAGTATCAGAG AACCTCCAGCTCAGTCAGGATGTTGCCGGGGCAACCTTCATGGCAGCCGGGAGCTCTGCACCCGAGCTCTTCACCTCATTGATTG ggGTGTTTATTACAAAGGGAGATGTGGGTGTGGGAACTATCGTGGGCTCAGCTGTCTTTAACATCCTGGTCATCATCGGCATCTGTGGCATCTTCTCCAAACAG CCCATCTCTCTGAGCTGGTGGCCTCTCTTTCGTGACGCTGTTTTCTACATCCTGTCCATACTGGTGCTTATCCTG GTGATCTATGATGAAAAGGTTGTGTG GTGGGAGACCATCATCCTGATCTCTATGTACGGCCtctacatcatcatcatgaa GTTCAACAGGTCTCTGTGCAGCCTGGTAGAGACGCACTGCAGCAGGGAGGGTCAGCCGTGTCTGAGCTTCCTGCGACGTACAACTGCTGTCGGAAACGCTGGAGACTGTGACAATGACATGGTGCCGCTGAAGCCAG ACTCGTGCGTGGTGGCTGGACAGGACACAGGGGTGGCGATGGCGGACGAGCAGATGAACCCTCACCCCCACCAGCTCTCCTTCTCAGAG aggcagaggctgaTTCGGTCTCGGGTTGGCCTAGAGGAGGGGGCCGCTTCAGGGGAGGAGGGTTCGGGTGCTAGCGGTCTAAGGGGCAGGGAGAACGGGTCGGTGGCTGAGGGAGACAGGCAGAcgctggagggagagagggagatgggtAAAGAAGTGGCAGTTGGGACGAGTGGGGGAGCACCTTctaaagaggaagaggaagaggaggaagagcaggaggaacGAGAGGACGAGGACTCTCCATTCAAACCCTTCAATGTGCCAG ACGGCTGGTGTATGCGTGTGAAGTGGCTGCTCTCCTGGCCTCTGAGCGTTCTGCTTTACTTCACCATTCCCGACTGTAGCCTGCCACAGTGGGAGCGCTGGTAcctcctcaccttcctctcctccacgcTCTGGATAGCCCTCTTCTCCTACCTTATGGTCTGGATG GTGACGATAATCAGCCACACATTTGGAATCCCTGAAGTCATCATGGGCATCACTTTTCTGGCAGCCGGCACCAGTGTCCCCGACTGTATGGCCAGCCTCATCGTCGCCcgacaag GGATGGGTGACATGGCCGTGTCCAACTCCATTGGCAGTAATATCTTTGATGTGTTGCTGGGCCTGGGTTTCCCTTGGGCACTGAGGACTATCATAGTCAGCTACGGATCAGTG GTAACAATCAACAGCAAAGGACTGGTGTACTCAGTGATTCTGCTGTTGGCCTCAGTCACACTGACC GTCCTGTGCGTTCATCTGAATCACTGGAGGTTGGACCGCAGGCTGGGATTcagtctcctgctgctctacgccatcttcctcctctgcgCCGTCGGCTTCGAGAGGCTgtag
- the LOC109636819 gene encoding sodium/potassium/calcium exchanger 3-like isoform X2 translates to MKTPRQTRLLPRFCVCGVGLITAAWIFHLNDVTGLHGPTGDPDILFKRELTQQTEANNQNDSISRSAISEFPEDIFTLEQRRQGAVLLHVLCAIYMFHALAIVCDVYFVPSLEKVSENLQLSQDVAGATFMAAGSSAPELFTSLIGVFITKGDVGVGTIVGSAVFNILVIIGICGIFSKQPISLSWWPLFRDAVFYILSILVLILVIYDEKVVWWETIILISMYGLYIIIMKFNRSLCSLVETHCSREGQPCLSFLRRTTAVGNAGDCDNDMVPLKPDSCVVAGQDTGVAMADEQMNPHPHQLSFSEASLRLLMTLHFPPLTRLRMAGHMVISERQRLIRSRVGLEEGAASGEEGSGASGLRGRENGSVAEGDRQTLEGEREMGKEVAVGTSGGAPSKEEEEEEEEQEEREDEDSPFKPFNVPDGWCMRVKWLLSWPLSVLLYFTIPDCSLPQWERWYLLTFLSSTLWIALFSYLMVWMVTIISHTFGIPEVIMGITFLAAGTSVPDCMASLIVARQGMGDMAVSNSIGSNIFDVLLGLGFPWALRTIIVSYGSVVTINSKGLVYSVILLLASVTLTVLCVHLNHWRLDRRLGFSLLLLYAIFLLCAVGFERL, encoded by the exons ATGAAGACGCCGAGGCAGACGCGCCTCCTCCCGCGGTTCTGTGTCTGTGGAGTCGGTCTGATCACAGCCGCTTGGATCTTTCACCTGAATGATGTGACAG GTTTACATGGACCTACAGGGGATCCTGACATCTTGTTCAAGAGAGAGCTCACCCAGCAAACAGAAGCCAACAACCAAAATGACAGCATTTCTAGATCCG CTATCAGTGAGTTCCCTGAAGACATCTTCACTctggagcagaggagacaaggagcagtcctcctccatgttctctGT GCTATCTATATGTTTCATGCACTGGCCATCGTGTGTGATGTTTACTTTGTACCATCACTGGAGAAAGTATCAGAG AACCTCCAGCTCAGTCAGGATGTTGCCGGGGCAACCTTCATGGCAGCCGGGAGCTCTGCACCCGAGCTCTTCACCTCATTGATTG ggGTGTTTATTACAAAGGGAGATGTGGGTGTGGGAACTATCGTGGGCTCAGCTGTCTTTAACATCCTGGTCATCATCGGCATCTGTGGCATCTTCTCCAAACAG CCCATCTCTCTGAGCTGGTGGCCTCTCTTTCGTGACGCTGTTTTCTACATCCTGTCCATACTGGTGCTTATCCTG GTGATCTATGATGAAAAGGTTGTGTG GTGGGAGACCATCATCCTGATCTCTATGTACGGCCtctacatcatcatcatgaa GTTCAACAGGTCTCTGTGCAGCCTGGTAGAGACGCACTGCAGCAGGGAGGGTCAGCCGTGTCTGAGCTTCCTGCGACGTACAACTGCTGTCGGAAACGCTGGAGACTGTGACAATGACATGGTGCCGCTGAAGCCAG ACTCGTGCGTGGTGGCTGGACAGGACACAGGGGTGGCGATGGCGGACGAGCAGATGAACCCTCACCCCCACCAGCTCTCCTTCTCAGAGGCAAGCCTCCGCCTTCTCATGACCCTGCATTTCCCCCCCCTCACCCGCCTGCGCATGGCAGGACACATGGTCATCAGTGAG aggcagaggctgaTTCGGTCTCGGGTTGGCCTAGAGGAGGGGGCCGCTTCAGGGGAGGAGGGTTCGGGTGCTAGCGGTCTAAGGGGCAGGGAGAACGGGTCGGTGGCTGAGGGAGACAGGCAGAcgctggagggagagagggagatgggtAAAGAAGTGGCAGTTGGGACGAGTGGGGGAGCACCTTctaaagaggaagaggaagaggaggaagagcaggaggaacGAGAGGACGAGGACTCTCCATTCAAACCCTTCAATGTGCCAG ACGGCTGGTGTATGCGTGTGAAGTGGCTGCTCTCCTGGCCTCTGAGCGTTCTGCTTTACTTCACCATTCCCGACTGTAGCCTGCCACAGTGGGAGCGCTGGTAcctcctcaccttcctctcctccacgcTCTGGATAGCCCTCTTCTCCTACCTTATGGTCTGGATG GTGACGATAATCAGCCACACATTTGGAATCCCTGAAGTCATCATGGGCATCACTTTTCTGGCAGCCGGCACCAGTGTCCCCGACTGTATGGCCAGCCTCATCGTCGCCcgacaag GGATGGGTGACATGGCCGTGTCCAACTCCATTGGCAGTAATATCTTTGATGTGTTGCTGGGCCTGGGTTTCCCTTGGGCACTGAGGACTATCATAGTCAGCTACGGATCAGTG GTAACAATCAACAGCAAAGGACTGGTGTACTCAGTGATTCTGCTGTTGGCCTCAGTCACACTGACC GTCCTGTGCGTTCATCTGAATCACTGGAGGTTGGACCGCAGGCTGGGATTcagtctcctgctgctctacgccatcttcctcctctgcgCCGTCGGCTTCGAGAGGCTgtag
- the LOC109636819 gene encoding sodium/potassium/calcium exchanger 3-like isoform X3 has product MKTPRQTRLLPRFCVCGVGLITAAWIFHLNDVTGLHGPTGDPDILFKRELTQQTEANNQNDSISRSAISEFPEDIFTLEQRRQGAVLLHVLCAIYMFHALAIVCDVYFVPSLEKVSENLQLSQDVAGATFMAAGSSAPELFTSLIGVFITKGDVGVGTIVGSAVFNILVIIGICGIFSKQPISLSWWPLFRDAVFYILSILVLILVIYDEKVVWWETIILISMYGLYIIIMKFNRSLCSLVETHCSREGQPCLSFLRRTTAVGNAGDCDNDMVPLKPGAGARVYSCVVAGQDTGVAMADEQMNPHPHQLSFSERQRLIRSRVGLEEGAASGEEGSGASGLRGRENGSVAEGDRQTLEGEREMGKEVAVGTSGGAPSKEEEEEEEEQEEREDEDSPFKPFNVPDGWCMRVKWLLSWPLSVLLYFTIPDCSLPQWERWYLLTFLSSTLWIALFSYLMVWMVTIISHTFGIPEVIMGITFLAAGTSVPDCMASLIVARQGMGDMAVSNSIGSNIFDVLLGLGFPWALRTIIVSYGSVVTINSKGLVYSVILLLASVTLTVLCVHLNHWRLDRRLGFSLLLLYAIFLLCAVGFERL; this is encoded by the exons ATGAAGACGCCGAGGCAGACGCGCCTCCTCCCGCGGTTCTGTGTCTGTGGAGTCGGTCTGATCACAGCCGCTTGGATCTTTCACCTGAATGATGTGACAG GTTTACATGGACCTACAGGGGATCCTGACATCTTGTTCAAGAGAGAGCTCACCCAGCAAACAGAAGCCAACAACCAAAATGACAGCATTTCTAGATCCG CTATCAGTGAGTTCCCTGAAGACATCTTCACTctggagcagaggagacaaggagcagtcctcctccatgttctctGT GCTATCTATATGTTTCATGCACTGGCCATCGTGTGTGATGTTTACTTTGTACCATCACTGGAGAAAGTATCAGAG AACCTCCAGCTCAGTCAGGATGTTGCCGGGGCAACCTTCATGGCAGCCGGGAGCTCTGCACCCGAGCTCTTCACCTCATTGATTG ggGTGTTTATTACAAAGGGAGATGTGGGTGTGGGAACTATCGTGGGCTCAGCTGTCTTTAACATCCTGGTCATCATCGGCATCTGTGGCATCTTCTCCAAACAG CCCATCTCTCTGAGCTGGTGGCCTCTCTTTCGTGACGCTGTTTTCTACATCCTGTCCATACTGGTGCTTATCCTG GTGATCTATGATGAAAAGGTTGTGTG GTGGGAGACCATCATCCTGATCTCTATGTACGGCCtctacatcatcatcatgaa GTTCAACAGGTCTCTGTGCAGCCTGGTAGAGACGCACTGCAGCAGGGAGGGTCAGCCGTGTCTGAGCTTCCTGCGACGTACAACTGCTGTCGGAAACGCTGGAGACTGTGACAATGACATGGTGCCGCTGAAGCCAGGTGCTGGAGCTCGTGTTT ACTCGTGCGTGGTGGCTGGACAGGACACAGGGGTGGCGATGGCGGACGAGCAGATGAACCCTCACCCCCACCAGCTCTCCTTCTCAGAG aggcagaggctgaTTCGGTCTCGGGTTGGCCTAGAGGAGGGGGCCGCTTCAGGGGAGGAGGGTTCGGGTGCTAGCGGTCTAAGGGGCAGGGAGAACGGGTCGGTGGCTGAGGGAGACAGGCAGAcgctggagggagagagggagatgggtAAAGAAGTGGCAGTTGGGACGAGTGGGGGAGCACCTTctaaagaggaagaggaagaggaggaagagcaggaggaacGAGAGGACGAGGACTCTCCATTCAAACCCTTCAATGTGCCAG ACGGCTGGTGTATGCGTGTGAAGTGGCTGCTCTCCTGGCCTCTGAGCGTTCTGCTTTACTTCACCATTCCCGACTGTAGCCTGCCACAGTGGGAGCGCTGGTAcctcctcaccttcctctcctccacgcTCTGGATAGCCCTCTTCTCCTACCTTATGGTCTGGATG GTGACGATAATCAGCCACACATTTGGAATCCCTGAAGTCATCATGGGCATCACTTTTCTGGCAGCCGGCACCAGTGTCCCCGACTGTATGGCCAGCCTCATCGTCGCCcgacaag GGATGGGTGACATGGCCGTGTCCAACTCCATTGGCAGTAATATCTTTGATGTGTTGCTGGGCCTGGGTTTCCCTTGGGCACTGAGGACTATCATAGTCAGCTACGGATCAGTG GTAACAATCAACAGCAAAGGACTGGTGTACTCAGTGATTCTGCTGTTGGCCTCAGTCACACTGACC GTCCTGTGCGTTCATCTGAATCACTGGAGGTTGGACCGCAGGCTGGGATTcagtctcctgctgctctacgccatcttcctcctctgcgCCGTCGGCTTCGAGAGGCTgtag
- the LOC109636819 gene encoding sodium/potassium/calcium exchanger 3-like isoform X1 has translation MKTPRQTRLLPRFCVCGVGLITAAWIFHLNDVTGLHGPTGDPDILFKRELTQQTEANNQNDSISRSAISEFPEDIFTLEQRRQGAVLLHVLCAIYMFHALAIVCDVYFVPSLEKVSENLQLSQDVAGATFMAAGSSAPELFTSLIGVFITKGDVGVGTIVGSAVFNILVIIGICGIFSKQPISLSWWPLFRDAVFYILSILVLILVIYDEKVVWWETIILISMYGLYIIIMKFNRSLCSLVETHCSREGQPCLSFLRRTTAVGNAGDCDNDMVPLKPGAGARVYSCVVAGQDTGVAMADEQMNPHPHQLSFSEASLRLLMTLHFPPLTRLRMAGHMVISERQRLIRSRVGLEEGAASGEEGSGASGLRGRENGSVAEGDRQTLEGEREMGKEVAVGTSGGAPSKEEEEEEEEQEEREDEDSPFKPFNVPDGWCMRVKWLLSWPLSVLLYFTIPDCSLPQWERWYLLTFLSSTLWIALFSYLMVWMVTIISHTFGIPEVIMGITFLAAGTSVPDCMASLIVARQGMGDMAVSNSIGSNIFDVLLGLGFPWALRTIIVSYGSVVTINSKGLVYSVILLLASVTLTVLCVHLNHWRLDRRLGFSLLLLYAIFLLCAVGFERL, from the exons ATGAAGACGCCGAGGCAGACGCGCCTCCTCCCGCGGTTCTGTGTCTGTGGAGTCGGTCTGATCACAGCCGCTTGGATCTTTCACCTGAATGATGTGACAG GTTTACATGGACCTACAGGGGATCCTGACATCTTGTTCAAGAGAGAGCTCACCCAGCAAACAGAAGCCAACAACCAAAATGACAGCATTTCTAGATCCG CTATCAGTGAGTTCCCTGAAGACATCTTCACTctggagcagaggagacaaggagcagtcctcctccatgttctctGT GCTATCTATATGTTTCATGCACTGGCCATCGTGTGTGATGTTTACTTTGTACCATCACTGGAGAAAGTATCAGAG AACCTCCAGCTCAGTCAGGATGTTGCCGGGGCAACCTTCATGGCAGCCGGGAGCTCTGCACCCGAGCTCTTCACCTCATTGATTG ggGTGTTTATTACAAAGGGAGATGTGGGTGTGGGAACTATCGTGGGCTCAGCTGTCTTTAACATCCTGGTCATCATCGGCATCTGTGGCATCTTCTCCAAACAG CCCATCTCTCTGAGCTGGTGGCCTCTCTTTCGTGACGCTGTTTTCTACATCCTGTCCATACTGGTGCTTATCCTG GTGATCTATGATGAAAAGGTTGTGTG GTGGGAGACCATCATCCTGATCTCTATGTACGGCCtctacatcatcatcatgaa GTTCAACAGGTCTCTGTGCAGCCTGGTAGAGACGCACTGCAGCAGGGAGGGTCAGCCGTGTCTGAGCTTCCTGCGACGTACAACTGCTGTCGGAAACGCTGGAGACTGTGACAATGACATGGTGCCGCTGAAGCCAGGTGCTGGAGCTCGTGTTT ACTCGTGCGTGGTGGCTGGACAGGACACAGGGGTGGCGATGGCGGACGAGCAGATGAACCCTCACCCCCACCAGCTCTCCTTCTCAGAGGCAAGCCTCCGCCTTCTCATGACCCTGCATTTCCCCCCCCTCACCCGCCTGCGCATGGCAGGACACATGGTCATCAGTGAG aggcagaggctgaTTCGGTCTCGGGTTGGCCTAGAGGAGGGGGCCGCTTCAGGGGAGGAGGGTTCGGGTGCTAGCGGTCTAAGGGGCAGGGAGAACGGGTCGGTGGCTGAGGGAGACAGGCAGAcgctggagggagagagggagatgggtAAAGAAGTGGCAGTTGGGACGAGTGGGGGAGCACCTTctaaagaggaagaggaagaggaggaagagcaggaggaacGAGAGGACGAGGACTCTCCATTCAAACCCTTCAATGTGCCAG ACGGCTGGTGTATGCGTGTGAAGTGGCTGCTCTCCTGGCCTCTGAGCGTTCTGCTTTACTTCACCATTCCCGACTGTAGCCTGCCACAGTGGGAGCGCTGGTAcctcctcaccttcctctcctccacgcTCTGGATAGCCCTCTTCTCCTACCTTATGGTCTGGATG GTGACGATAATCAGCCACACATTTGGAATCCCTGAAGTCATCATGGGCATCACTTTTCTGGCAGCCGGCACCAGTGTCCCCGACTGTATGGCCAGCCTCATCGTCGCCcgacaag GGATGGGTGACATGGCCGTGTCCAACTCCATTGGCAGTAATATCTTTGATGTGTTGCTGGGCCTGGGTTTCCCTTGGGCACTGAGGACTATCATAGTCAGCTACGGATCAGTG GTAACAATCAACAGCAAAGGACTGGTGTACTCAGTGATTCTGCTGTTGGCCTCAGTCACACTGACC GTCCTGTGCGTTCATCTGAATCACTGGAGGTTGGACCGCAGGCTGGGATTcagtctcctgctgctctacgccatcttcctcctctgcgCCGTCGGCTTCGAGAGGCTgtag
- the LOC109624895 gene encoding myosin heavy chain, embryonic smooth muscle isoform-like isoform X1, producing the protein MREEETTRMEITKENMTPMEMLEKITELDYSQSQLKELNTTMRHWLDVADDDMAVLRSENVTLKKQVKVLEKLISEAQEVEEEPCRLLVTNDLDVKRCSEKEIQKMEEESTTMKEQNKKLTTELKNLQQEREQDKISLSKFKAAMKTLEFEMEEANAGLQQRDESLHQSNLQLKHLEETVEEFSIIIKDLRGTNQELREQWEDRQDEALLSALSDLTEENDGSLSPPLSLLEEIKLLASSDEVKTSMSDSTHLIHKETETEDLLKPQSLEEDLQTKRWSGISQTAIQRAGLFMMCVLLLLVLAFVTSGNSDLFSTFWNGARVILQPYCSVHYGGLPPV; encoded by the exons AT gagagaggaggaaaccaCCAGGATGGAAATCACAAAGGAAAATAT gaCACCAATGGAGATGCTTGAGAAAATAACTGAGCTGGATTACAGTCAGAGCCAGCTGAAGGAGCTGAACACTACGATGAGGCACTGGCTGGATGTTGCAGATGATGATATGGCAGTGCTGCGCTCAGAGAACGTCACCCTcaaaaaacaagtgaaagt cctggAGAAGCTCATCAGTGAAGCACAGGAAGTTGAAGAAGAACCTTGCAGGCTCCTTGTTACCAATGACCTTGATGTAAAAAGATGCAGTGAAAAAGAGATCCAGAAAATG gaggaggaatcCACCACGATGAAGGAACAAAATAAGAAACTAACCACAGAG CTGAAGAACCTCcagcaagagagagagcaggacaaGATCAGCCTGAGCAAGTTCAAGGCTGCAATGAAAACCCTTGAG tttGAAATGGAGGAGGCTAATGCtgggctgcagcagagagatgaaAGTCTTCATCAG TCAAACTTGCAACTGAAGCACTTGGAGGAAACAGTCGAAGAGTTTTCAATCATCATAAAG GATCTCAGGGGGACAAATCAGGAGCTGAGAGAGCAGTGGGAGGACAGACAGGATGAGGCCTTACT CTCTGCTCTGAGTGACCTGACGGAAGAAAACGATGGATCGCTCAGTCCCCCTCTGTCCCTCTTAGAAGAAATTAAGCTACTGGCTTCTTCAGATGAAGTGAAGACAAGCATGTCAGACTCCACACATCTAATACAT AAGGAAACTGAGACCGAGGACTTGCTGAAACCTCAGAGTCTCGAAGAAGATCTTCAGACCAAAAG GTGGTCAGGAATCTCACAAACAGCCATTCAGAGAGCAGGACTTTTCATGATGTGCGTCCTCTTGCTCCTGGTTTTGGCCTTTGTGACGTCAGGAAACAGTgatttgttttccactttctgGAATGGTGCACGTGTGATATTGCAGCCCTACTGCAGTGTGCACTATGGTGGCTTACCTCCTGTTTGA
- the LOC109624895 gene encoding myosin heavy chain, embryonic smooth muscle isoform-like isoform X2: protein MEITKENMTPMEMLEKITELDYSQSQLKELNTTMRHWLDVADDDMAVLRSENVTLKKQVKVLEKLISEAQEVEEEPCRLLVTNDLDVKRCSEKEIQKMEEESTTMKEQNKKLTTELKNLQQEREQDKISLSKFKAAMKTLEFEMEEANAGLQQRDESLHQSNLQLKHLEETVEEFSIIIKDLRGTNQELREQWEDRQDEALLSALSDLTEENDGSLSPPLSLLEEIKLLASSDEVKTSMSDSTHLIHKETETEDLLKPQSLEEDLQTKRWSGISQTAIQRAGLFMMCVLLLLVLAFVTSGNSDLFSTFWNGARVILQPYCSVHYGGLPPV from the exons ATGGAAATCACAAAGGAAAATAT gaCACCAATGGAGATGCTTGAGAAAATAACTGAGCTGGATTACAGTCAGAGCCAGCTGAAGGAGCTGAACACTACGATGAGGCACTGGCTGGATGTTGCAGATGATGATATGGCAGTGCTGCGCTCAGAGAACGTCACCCTcaaaaaacaagtgaaagt cctggAGAAGCTCATCAGTGAAGCACAGGAAGTTGAAGAAGAACCTTGCAGGCTCCTTGTTACCAATGACCTTGATGTAAAAAGATGCAGTGAAAAAGAGATCCAGAAAATG gaggaggaatcCACCACGATGAAGGAACAAAATAAGAAACTAACCACAGAG CTGAAGAACCTCcagcaagagagagagcaggacaaGATCAGCCTGAGCAAGTTCAAGGCTGCAATGAAAACCCTTGAG tttGAAATGGAGGAGGCTAATGCtgggctgcagcagagagatgaaAGTCTTCATCAG TCAAACTTGCAACTGAAGCACTTGGAGGAAACAGTCGAAGAGTTTTCAATCATCATAAAG GATCTCAGGGGGACAAATCAGGAGCTGAGAGAGCAGTGGGAGGACAGACAGGATGAGGCCTTACT CTCTGCTCTGAGTGACCTGACGGAAGAAAACGATGGATCGCTCAGTCCCCCTCTGTCCCTCTTAGAAGAAATTAAGCTACTGGCTTCTTCAGATGAAGTGAAGACAAGCATGTCAGACTCCACACATCTAATACAT AAGGAAACTGAGACCGAGGACTTGCTGAAACCTCAGAGTCTCGAAGAAGATCTTCAGACCAAAAG GTGGTCAGGAATCTCACAAACAGCCATTCAGAGAGCAGGACTTTTCATGATGTGCGTCCTCTTGCTCCTGGTTTTGGCCTTTGTGACGTCAGGAAACAGTgatttgttttccactttctgGAATGGTGCACGTGTGATATTGCAGCCCTACTGCAGTGTGCACTATGGTGGCTTACCTCCTGTTTGA
- the zdhhc24 gene encoding probable palmitoyltransferase ZDHHC24, with protein MTSVAGKVFCRVERLCRHLPVVLNTFLVFSITAEVSYLVMVEAPLEPDRKKTEWSSRWKLVHLLAQYFMLGNICWNALLFLRTSPSIRGVFLGGEGVGLGWRYCYTCETHTPPRCSHCYDCKVCVLRRDHHCVFFGQCVGFRNYRFFLSCLLFMWSGLLYATLMNAEVFIVILKEGLSLHSILLLLIPWIMLVSGQVSARAFAFAFIADTCVVGFLLVSSFFFFHLFLLFRGQTTKEWYSSRRPYNLGLLGNLRSTLGRRWYLCWLCPLIPSPLPGDGINFPVTGSLEPTR; from the exons ATGACGAGTGTGGCCGGGAAAGTTTTCTGCCGGGTGGAGCGGCTGTGTCGCCACCTGCCCGTGGTCCTCAACACCTTCCTGGTCTTCTCCATCACCGCGGAGGTGAGCTACCTGGTGATGGTCGAGGCTCCGCTGGAGCCGGACAGGAAGAAGACGGAGTGGTCCTCCCGGTGGAAGCTGGTCCACCTGCTGGCCCAGTACTTCATGCTGGGAAACATCTGCTGGAACGCCCTGCTCTTCCTCAGGACCAGTCCCAGCATCAGGGGGGTGTTCCTGGGGGGAGAGGGCGTAGGCCTGGGCTGGAG GTATTGTTATACATGTgagacacacactcctcctcgATGCTCCCACTGCTATGActgcaaagtgtgtgtgctgcggCGGGATCACCACTGCGTCTTTTTCGGCCAGTGCGTGGGCTTTCGCAACTACCGCTTCTTCCTGAGCTGCCTGTTGTTCATGTGGTCTGGGCTCCTGTACGCCACGCTGATGAACGCCGAGGTCTTCATTGTCATACTGAAGGAGGGGTTGAGCCTGCACagcatcctgctgctgctcatacCCTGGATCATGCTTGTTTCAG GCCAGGTCTCAGCCCGCGCCTTTGCCTTCGCCTTCATCGCTGATACATGTGTGGTGGGCTTCCTGCTGGTGtcctcattcttcttcttccacctcTTCCTGCTGTTTCGGGGACAGACCACCAAGGAGTGGTACTCGTCCCGCCGACCCTACAATCTGGGACTCCTGGGCAACCTGCGCAGCACCCTGGGCCGTCGCTGGTACCTCTGCTGGCTCTGCCCTCTCATCCCATCACCTCTACCTGGAGATGGGATAAACTTCCCAGTCACAGGGTCACTGGAACCCACCCGGTAA